ATGTCGACCGGCCTCAAGGCCATCGACGCGCTGATCCCGGTCGGCCGCGGCCAGCGTGAGCTGGTCATCGGCGACCGCCAGACCGGCAAGACCGCCATCATCCTCGACACGATGCTGAACCAGAAGTCGGTGCACGACAACGGCCCGGAGAAGGAAAAGCTCTACTGCGTCTACGTCGCCGTCGGCCAGAAGCGCTCGACCGTTGCGCAGTTCGTCAAGGTGCTGGAGGAGCGCGGCGCGCTCGACTACTCCATCATCATCGCCGCCACCGCGTCCGACCCGGCGCCGATGCAGTTCCTGGCGCCGTTCGCCGGCTGCACCATGGGCGAATATTTCCGCGACAACGGCATGCATGCACTCATCAGCTATGACGATCTGTCGAAGCAGGCCGTCGCCTATCGCCAGATGTCGCTCTTGCTGCGCCGTCCGCCGGGCCGCGAAGCCTATCCGGGCGACGTCTTCTACCTGCATTCGCGCCTGCTCGAACGCGCCGCCAAGCTCAACGACGACAACGGCGCCGGCTCGCTGACCGCGCTGCCGGTCATCGAGACGCAGGCCAACGACGTGTCGGCCTACATCCCGACCAACGTGATCTCGATCACCGACGGCCAGATCTTCCTCGAGACCAACCTGTTCTTCCAGGGCATCCGTCCGGCGGTGAATGTCGGCCTGTCGGTGTCGCGCGTCGGCTCCTCGGCGCAGATCAAGGCGATGAAGCAGGTTGCAGGCTCGATCAAGGGCGAACTCGCGCAGTACCGCGAAATGGCGGCCTTCGCGCAGTTCGGCTCGGACCTCGACGCCGCCACGCAGCGCCTCTTGAACCGCGGTTCGCGCCTGACGGAACTCTTGAAGCAGCCGCAGTTCTCGCCGCTGAAGACGGAAGAGCAGGTCGCGGTGATCTTCGCCGGCGTCAACGGCTATCTCGACAAGCTGCCGCTCAACCAGGTCGGCAAGTTCGAGCATGGACTGCTCAGCCACATGCGCTCGGCCGGCAAGGATGTCCTCGACGGCATCCGCAAGGAGAAGGCGCTGTCGGACGATCTGCGCGCCAAGCTGAAGGCGGAAATCGACGCCTTCGCCAAGACCTTCGCTTGAACGAAGCCGGACGCACGGGATCAGGTTTGAAGCATGGCTTCGTTAAAAGACCTTCGTAATCGCATCGCCTCGGTCAAGGCGACGCAGAAGATCACCAAGGCGATGCAGATGGTCGCCGCGGCGAAGCTGCGTCGCGCGCAGGAGGCGGCGGAAGCAGCCAGACCCTATTCCGAGCGCATGGGCGCGGTTCTGGCCAACATCACCCAGGCGATCGGCGGCGGCGGCGATGCCCCGGCGCTGATGACCGGAACCGGCCGGGATGATGTGCATCTGCTCATCGTCTGCACCGCCGAGCGCGGCCTGTGCGGCGGCTTCAACTCGCAGATCGCACGGCTTGCTCGCGATCATATCCGCAGGCTTCTGGCCGACGGCAAGCAGGTCAAGATCATCTGCGTCGGCAAGAAGGGTTACGACATCCTGCGCCGCGACTATGCCTCGCTGATACTCGAGCGCGTTGACCTGCGCGAGGTCAAGGCGCTCGGCTTCGTCAATGCCGACGCTATCGCGCGCAAGGTCATCCACCTCTTCAACGAGGGCGGCTTCGACATCTGCACGCTGTTCTATTCGCAGTTCAAGTCGGTGATCAGCCAGATCCCGACGGCGCAGCAGATCATCCCGGCGGCACAGGCCTCGGCCGCCGCCGCGACAGGCAACGGCGCCACCGCGGTCTATGAATACGAGCCGGAGCCGGGCGAGATCCTCTCCGACCTGATCCCCCGCAACATCGCGGTGCAGATCTTCCGGGCGCTGCTGGAGAACGCGGCCGGCGAGATGGGCGCCAAGATGAGCGCGATGGACAATGCGACGCGCAATGCCGGCGACATGATCAACAGGCTGTCGATCACCTACAACCGCCAGCGGCAGGCGCAGATCACCAAGGAACTGATCGAAATCATTTCGGGCGCCGAGGCGCTCTAGGCGCGCGCGGGCGGGGTCCCAAGACCTCGCAGCGGCGTGAACAACGGATAGACGAAAAGGGCAAAGACGATGGCGAAAGCAGCTACCCCGAAGACCGCAGCCAAGGAGGCATCGGCCCCGAAGGCGGCAAAGGCCCCGGCAGCCGCGAAGGCCGCCGCTCCGGCGAAGAAGGCGGCCGCTCCGGCCAAGGCCGCGGCTTCCGCGGCGAGCGTCGCGGCCAAGCGCGTCGGCGCCGCTGGCAAGGTCCGCCAAGTCATCGGCGCCGTGGTCGACGTCCAGTTCGAAGATCACCTGCCGGCCATTCTGAACGCGCTGGAAACCGACAATGTCGGCAACCGCCTGGTGCTCGAGGTTGCCCAGCATCTCGGCGAGAACACCGTGCGCTGCATTGCCATGGACTCGACCGAAGGTCTGGTCCGCGGGCAGGACGTCTTTGACACCGGCGCGCCGATATCGGTTCCGGTCGGTCCGGGCATGCTCGGCCGCATCATCAACGTCATCGGCGAGCCGGTCGACGAGGAAGGCCCGGTCGACGGCATCGAAATGCGCGCCATCCACCAGCCGGCTCCGGCCTATGTCGACCAGTCGACGGAAGCGCAGATCCTGGTCACCGGCATCAAGGTTCTCGACCTGCTCGCGCCTTACGCCCGCGGCGGCAAGATCGGCCTGTTCGGCGGCGCCGGCGTCGGCAAGACCGTGCTGATCCAGGAACTGATCAACAACGTCGCCAAGGCCCACGGCGGCTTCTCGGTGTTCGCCGGCGTCGGCGAGCGTACCCGCGAAGGCAATGACCTCTATCACGAGTTCATCGAATCGGGCGTCAACAAGAAGGGCGGCGGCCAGGGCTCCAAGGCCGCCCTCGTCTACGGCCAGATGAACGAACCGCCGGGCGCGCGTGCCCGCGTCGGTCTTACCGGTCTGACGGTCGCCGAATATTTCCGCGACCAGGGCCAGGATGTGCTGTTCTTCGTCGACAACATCTTCCGCTTCACCCAGGCGGGCTCGGAAGTGTCGGCGCTGCTCGGCCGCATTCCTTCCGCCGTGGGCTACCAGCCGACGCTGGCCACCGACATGGGCGCGCTGCAAGAGCGCATCACGACGACGACCAAGGGCTCGATCACCTCGGTGCAGGCGATCTACGTGCCGGCCGACGACCTGACCGACCCTGCGCCGGCGACCTCCTTCGCCCACCTCGACGCCACGACCGTGCTCAACCGCGCGATCTCGGAAAAGGGCATCTACCCGGCCGTCGATCCGCTGGATTCCACCTCGCGCATGCTCGACCCGATGGTCGTCGGCGAGGAGCACTACCAGGTCGCCCGCCAGGTGCAGTCGATCCTTCAGCGCTACAAGTCGCTGCAGGACATCATCGCCATCCTGGGCATGGACGAGTTGTCCGAAGAGGACAAGCAGACCGTCGCCCGCGCCCGCAAGATCGAGCGCTTCCTGTCGCAGCCGTTCTTCGTCGCCGAAGTGTTCACCGGTTCGCCGGGCAAGCTGGTCGACCTCGCCGACACCATCAAGGGCTTCAAGGGCCTTTGCGCCGGCGACTACGACCACCTGCCGGAAGCCGCGTTCTATATGGTCGGCGGCATCGACGAAGCGGTCGAGAAGGCGCAGCGCCTGGCGGCTGAAGCGGCATAACTATGGACAGGAAGTTCTGTTGCTCCACCCTGCAAGAGGTGAATGACAGAGCTTCCCTCGCCGTCGTTCTTCGAGACCGACGATGGGATATTGATGATGACCGTCGGGACTGTCGAAACGGAAGACGGTCTTGGGTATTTCGATCAAGCGGTCATGTTCTGTCCCTTCTGTGGGACAGGATTGCAGACTGACAAAAGTATCGCCGGCAAGGTGAAGCAAAATGGCTGAAGCTTTCAAGTTCGAACTGGTCTCGCCGGAGCGGCTGCTCGTTTCCGAGCAGGTCGAGTCCGTCGTCATCCCGGGCGCCGAAGGCGAGATGACGGTGATGGCGCAGCACGCGCCGGTCATGACCACCATCAAGCCCGGCGTCGTCACGGTGAAAGCCGCGGGCGGCAAGGAAGACCGCTATGTCGTGTTCGGCGGTTTCGCCGACATCCTGCCGTCCGGCTGCACGCTGCTGGCCGAATCGGCCGTGCATGTGAACGACATCGACCGCGCGGACCTGGCGCGTCGCATCCAGGACGCCAGGGAAGACGCCGCCGACGCCAAGGACGACGTGGCGCGCAGCCGCGCCGAGCAGTTCCTCGCCCAGCTCACCACGCTGGAAGGCGCGCTGATCCCGGCCTAATTTCGGCTGCAGAGAAGCGATTTAAAGAGCGGGCTTGCCCCGCTTTTTGTTTGCCCCGTTTTTCCCGCCTCCGGCGTAAACGCCGGCGATGAGCTGAAGGCTCCTGAACCTCGACCGCGATAGGCGTCTCGGCCAATCGCCAAGGCATGGGATCTGCCAACGCACACTAACCAACCGGTCAAAACTTCTGTGTTAAGAAACTGGCTAATCGGCCAGCCTGGGCGGCTCGTTGCCAATGCCGAGCGCGGCAAAGGCCAGCTTCGGGCCGCCTTGCTTGAAATGGACGAGGTGGGTGGCAACAAACTCGATCAGCCTCTGTCGTTCCGCGTGACCATTGGCAAAGCCGGCGAGGTCGAACACGGCCTCGGCCATTGTTGCCGTCGGCAGATTCCGGCCGAACAGCTCGCCGAGAGCGGCATCGAGTGGATCGGTGAAATGGGCCTCAGGCAAAGCACCGCCGCGCGCGGCGCATGCCGCGATCCAGGCGGCGACAACCAGCGACAGATGTTCCGGCAGCAGGCCCGCCTCCATCCGGGCAAGCGCGGAAGCGACGATGCGCTGCGGCAATTTCTGGCTGCCGTCATTGGCGATCTGCGCGGTGCGGTGGGCGAGCGCGGTGTTGGAAAAGCGTTGGGCGAGCTCGGCCGTGTAGGGGATCGGGTCGAGCCCGGCATCCTGCGGCAGCGTCGGGATGGCCTCGGCCCAGAGCCGGTCGACGAATTGCCGGATCGACGGGTCGGCAAAGGCGCAGTCGACGGTGGCATGGCCGCTGAGCAGGCCGAGATAGGCGATGCCTGAATGCGCGCCGTTGAGCAGCCTCAGCTTCATATCCTCGAACGGGCCGACATCCTCGACCATGGTGACGCCGAATTTCTCCCACGCCGGCCGTCCGGCCGGGAAACGGTCCTCGACCACCCATTGGCGGAAGGGCTCGGTCATCACCGGCCAGGCATCCTCGACACCGAGCTGTTGGCCGATGCGCGTCCGGTCGGCATCCGTCGTCGCCGGCACGATGCGGTCGACCATGGAAGACGGAAAGGCGACTTCGTCGGCGACATGGCGGCCGAGATCGGCATCGCGCAGTTTCGCGAATTCGATCAGCAGTCGGTGCAGCGTCGCGCCGTTGGCCGGAAGGTTGTCGCAGCAGAGCACCGTGAAAGGCGGCGTGCCGGCAATGCTGCGGCGCGCCAGTGATTCGGTGAGAAAGCCATGCGCCGTCTTCGGCGATCCGGGGTTGGCGAGATCGTGGACGATGTCGGGGTGCGCGCTGTCGAGCGTGCCGTCGGCCGCCCTGAGATAAGCCTTCTCGGTGATGGTCAGCGTCACGATGCGGATGCGCGGGTCGGTCAGTGCGGCGAGCACCGCGCCGGGATACTCCGGAGCGACGAGCAAGGACTGGATCGAACCGATCACCTGCAGCTGTTCGCCGGCGCTGTCCCTGATCGCCAGCGTGTAGAGCCCATCCTGCGGCTGAAGCGCGTCGCGCGTGTCGGGGCTGCGCAGCGAGACGCCGACGATGCCCCAATCGCTCTCGCCGTCCGCCAGGCAGGCGTCGACATAGGCCGCCTGGTGGGCGCGGTGGAAGGCGCCGACGCCAAGATGGACGATGCCGGGCGTGACAGAATTGCAGGCGTAGCGAGGAATAAGGACTTCGGCGGGCAGCTCAGCGATTGTGGCGTTGGACAGGCGACCGTTCATGGGAAGCGAAGTCTCCGATCGGGTTGCCCGCCTGACGCCGGGCGAAAAAGATGGCAGCGACGTAACATCCACTGTCGGCGCGCACAATGGCTGCGTTGCTTTCGAGGGCCGCCATGCAATCGATCGTTTTGCATGTTGACATTGCCTCCGACGGATTCACCGTTAGATCAGGATGGCGTTTAGTTTAATCGCCATTGCGATCTAACTCTTTGTCGGATCATGATCTTTTGCAAAAGCGGGTTCCCGCTTTTTGCGTTCACCGACCCTCGGTTCGAGATCATGCTCCAATGCAATCCGGAGGAGCCAAGTGGCCACATCGACCGATCCCGACTGCTGTTTGCGCCCGAGGCGAATTCGCGCGCACTGGCCCGCGCCCTTTACGCCGGCGTGAAGGACCTGCCCATCGTCAGTCCGCACGGTCATACCGACCCGCGCTGGTATGCGCTCAACGAGCCGTTCCCCGATCCGGCGCAATTGCTGATCGTGCCCGATCATTACATCCTTCGCATGCTGTTCAGCCAGGGCTTGCGGCTGGAAGAGCTCGGCGTGCCGACGCTCGATGGCGCGCCGGGCGAGACCGATGGCCGGATGATCTGGCGGCGCTTCGCCGAGCATTATTATCTCTTCCGCGGCACGCCGACCCGGCTCTGGCTCGACCATGTGTTCGCGCATCTGTTCGGCATCGAGGAGCCGCTCACAGCCGCTTCCGCCGATCGCACCTACGATACGATCGCCACGCTGCTGCAGCGCGACGACTATCGTCCGCGTGCGCTGTTCGAGCGCTTTAACATCGAGGTGATCGCCACGACCGAGGGCGCGCTCGACGATCTCAAATGGCACCGGACGATCCGCGACAGCGGCTGGAACGGCCGCGTCGTCACGGCCTACCGGCCGGACGCGGTAGTCGATCCCGATTTCGAAGGATTCTTGGGCAATCTCGACCGCCTCGGCGACATCACGGGATGCGATACTGGTACATGGACAGGCTATCTCGATGCGCATCGGCAGCGTCGCGCCTATTTCAAGGCGTTCGGAGCAACCTCGTCCGATCATGGCCATCCGACCGCCGAGACCGCCAATCTCTCCGATGCGGCGGCTGAGGAGCTGTTCAACCGTATCCGCCGCGGCTCCGACGACCAGCGCGAGCGGCGGCTGTTCAGGGCGCAGATGTTGACCGAAATGGCCAAGATGAGCCGCGACGACGGCCTTGTGATGCAGATCCATCCCGGATCATGGCGCAATCATTCGCCTGCCGTTTTCCAGAAATTCGGCCGCGACAAGGGTTTCGATATCCCGACGCGGGCCGACTATGTGACGGCGCTGAAGCCGCTGCTCGACTGCGTCGGGCTGGAACGCGACATCACGATCATCCTGTTCACGCTCGACGAGTCGAGCTACGCACGCGAGCTGGCGCCGCTCGCCGGCGTCTATCCGGCGCTGAAGCTGGGGCCGGCCTGGTGGTTTCACGACAGTCCGGAAGGGATGCGCCGCTTTCGCGAGATGACTACCGAGACGGCAGGCTTCTACAACACGGTCGGCTTCAACGACGACACGCGCGCCTTTCCGTCGATCCCGGCGCGCCACGACGTCGCGCGCCGCGTCGACTGCGCCTTCCTGGCGCGGCTGGTCGCCGAGCATCGGCTGCGCGAGGACGAGGCGCATGAGCTGGCGCGCGACCTTGCCTATACGCTTGCCAAGAAGGCGTACCGGCTCTGAGCCTGGCGCCCATGGGTTTGGCATGGAGGAACGTCATGCTTCGAATGGAAATTGGACGATGAGCGATATTTTCTCACACGCAGGCGCAAAAGCCTGGGAACCGACGCCGGACGGCAATCGCCGGCGCGTGCTGGTGCACACAGACGAACTGATGATGGTCGAATTTGCTTTTGAAAAGGGCGGGGTCGGCGCTCTGCATTCGCATCCGCATGTCCAGGCAAGCTATGTCGCCGAGGGCCGCTTCGAGGTCACCATCGACGGCCGATCGGAAATCCTCGAGACCGGAAGCAGCTTCATCGTGCCTTCCAATCTCGTGCATGGCGTCAAGGCGCTGGAGGCCGGGCGCCTGGTCGACAGCTTCGCGCCTTACCGCGCCGATTTCCTCGGCTGAGTATCCGCTTCTCAAAGGAAAAGCCCGCGCCGTATAAAGCGCGGGCTTGTTGCCTGGGCGCTGGTTGCGCCGCCGCGGTACTCAAACATTGCCGCAGAAGTGCAAAGGTGCCGCAGCATGGTGAAGATAAGCTTAACGGCGACCGACTGCCGGCAGGTTGGGAAAACTCAGCGCTGCTGCAGCGCGAGCCGTATGCCGAGGGCGCAATAGATGCCGCCGACCACCTTGCCTTGCCATTTCAGCACTGCCGGATTGCGGCGCAGGAAGGAACCCAGTCCGCCCGCGCTGACCGCGAAGACGACAGTGCTGAAGAGACCGAGCAGGATGAAGATGATGCCCAGCACCATCAGTTGCAGCACCACGAAACCGCCTTGCGGGTGGACGAATTGCGGCAGGAAGGCGAGGAAGAACAGAGCCGTCTTCGGGTTGAGCACTTCGGTCAGGATCGCCTGCCGGAAGGCTTTTCGCGCCGAGATCGGTAGCGTCCTGCCCGCCAGATTGGCCGGCGCCTTTTCGAGAATGGCGCGGATGCCGAGATAAACGAGATAGGCAGCGCCGATATATTTGACGATGCTGAACAGCATCGCCGAGGCGGCGATGATGGCCGAGATGCCGACAATGGCCATGATGGTGTGGATGACATCACCCGCCGCGACACCGGCGCCGGTAGCGATGCCGACCTTCGTGCCCGAGCTCGTCGCGCGCGCCACGGTGAGCAGCGTCGCCGGTCCCGGAATGAAGACGAAGCCGAACACGACCGCGATGTAGGTGATGAGCGTGGCGGGGTCGATCATGCGAAGGTTCCTTTTGCGGTTGCTGCCGGCATGGATGCATCGAACCATAGCAGCCGGGGCTCTCCAGCCAGTGTGCCAGCCATGGCTTTTCGATGCGACATTGGCGCGAGGCGACAGGGCTACCCGCAAAGCGCGGTTGTGGCCGGGTCGCGGCTGCGCTACTCCAAGGCATCACGCGGTGAATCACTTGTCTGCTCTTCGCATCTTCCCGAAAACGACTTCCTGTCCGGTGTCTGCCTGATGCCGGCACAGGCAGCGAGCATCCGGGCCGAGGATCCCAAGCGTCGCGTGCTGAAGGATGTGTTCGGCTACGACGATTTCCGTCCCGGGCAGGCGACCGTGATCGAGGCGCTGTTCTCCGGACGCCATGTGCTGGCGGTCATGCCGACGGGCGCCGGCAAGTCGCTCTGCTATCAGGTTCCGGCGCTGGTCAAGGGCGGGCTCACCATCGTGGTGTCGCCGCTGGTGGCGCTGATGCAGGATCAGGTCGCCGCCTTGCGCCTTGCCGGCGTGGCTGCCGACACGATCAACTCCTCGCTCGATCGCGAGGCCAATGTCGCGGCCTGGCGCCGCGTGGCATCCGGGCAGACGCGGCTGCTCTATCTGGCGCCGGAGCGGCTGATGACGGAGCGTATGCTGGATGCGCTGTCGCGGCTCGATGTCAGCCTGATCGCCATCGACGAGGCGCATTGCATCTCGCAATGGGGCCCGGCCTTCCGCCGCGAATATGAGGACCTGTCGCAGCTGCGCGGCGTGTTTCCGCACGTGCCGATCATTGCGCTGACGGCGACGGCGGACGAGGCGACGCGCGGCGACATCGAGGCACGGCTGTTTGCCGGACGCGCCGAAACGCTGGTGCTGGGTTTCGACCGGCCCAACATCAAGCTGGCGATCGAGACCAAGCAGGACAGCAAGCGCCAGCTGCTGCGCTTCGTCGAGCGGCACCCCGGCAAAAGCGGCATCATCTACTGCCTGTCGCGGCGCAAGACCGAGGAAATGGCGGCCTTCCTGGAGAAGAACGGCGTGCGCGCGCTCGCCTATCATGCCGGCATGAGCAAGGAGGCGCGGGAAGCGAACCAGAATGCCTTCATGAGCCTGTCGGGCGTCGTCATGGTGGCGACCATCGCCTTCGGCATGGGCATCGACAAGCCCGACCTCGCCTATGTCTTCCACACCGACCTGCCGGGCAGCCTGGAGGCCTATTACCAGGAGATCGGCCGCGCCGGGCGCGACGGACGGCCGGCCGAAGCGCATATGCTCTACGGCGCCGGCGACATCCGCACGCGCCGGATGTTCATCGACGAGGAGGATACCTCGCCCGAGCACAAGAGACGGGCGCATCGCCGGCTCGACACGCTGATCGGCTATTGCGAGACGGCGCAGTGCCGACGCCAGGTGCTGCTCGGCTATTTCGGCGAGGAGGCGAAGGCCTGCGGCAATTGCGACAACTGTCTTAACCAGGCGCCGCGCGCCGACGGCAGCGCCGAGGCGCGCATCATCCTTGCGGCCGTGGCGCAGAGTGGCGAGCGCTTCGGAGCCGCCCACGTCATCGACATCCTGCTCGGCCACGAGACCGAGAAGGTGCTGGCGAGAGGCCATCAGAAGATCGCCAGCTTCAGGACCGGCATCATGCACAGGAAGCCGGTCTGGCTGTCGCTGGTCCGGCAGCTGGTCGCCGGCGGCTTCCTGGTGCCGGATCCGGACGGCCATGGCGGCCTCGCCATCTCGGAAAGCGGCCGCGCGCTCGGGCGTGGCGAGGTTGCCTTCGAGTATCGCGTCGAGGGCCGGGACCGTCTTGCGCGCGGCCGGAAGCGTGCCGCGCAAGGCTTGGCCGTGGATGGCGAGGGCGTCGATGCATCGCTTCTGGCGACGCTCAAGACGCTGCGGCTGCGGCTCGCCAAGGAACGCCAGGTGCCGGCCTATGTGGTGTTCTCCGACCGCACGCTGATCGACATGGCCGAGCGCCGCCCGCAAGACCTCGACGAGTTCGCCGAGGTGAACGGCGTGGGCGCCGCCAAGCTGAAGGAGTTCGGGGAAGTGTTTTTGACTGCGATCGCGGCGCATCAGGCCGATGGATCGGACTGAAGCTTCATCGCGGGATCGTGCGGCGCTCCGCCTCCGATCAATCTCGACCGGGCTCAGTAGGCTTTGAGCTTACCCGCCCAGCGATCCCTCCCTGCCCAATAGGGGCATTTCGGACAGACGCCGCCTTCAGGATAGTCGGTTCCTTCCTCATGCGGACAACCTAGAATTCCGTCGACCATCACCACGGAATGGACGTCTTGCTCCCACAAGAACGCCGCGATTTCGGCGAAGATCATGTCATCCTTGCGCAGATCGCCCGTTTCGCCGAACCAGCGACGCAGCTCGGTCACCTCAGAGTCCTGGTACGGAAGTATCGCGACCGCCACCTTGGTGGCGCGGCTGTCATCGGGACCATAGAAGGCAACGGTGCCAACAGGGTAGCTTCGCACACTTTCTTGGCTTTCTTCTCGATCCACTTTCTTGCCCGTGTTTGCTCGCTCAGTTGTGAATCGACAGGATGTCGGCGGTCGTAAGAGACAGGGTCAGCAAACAAAGGATGGATCAACACCATGGTCCAAGGCAAGCGGTGGGTCCACAGGGCCCCAAGGCCCGCGGCAGTCAGCCAGCGAGAGAAACAGGTGATTGTCACGGCATGCGAGAAGTTCATTCAGGACGTCCTCAAACCCAGGTACCTGTCCGAGATACGACCGACGAAATGGAATTACACAGTCGACATCCGGGGCGCATGGGCGGGCGGGCGGTAACGCTTCATCCAGCGGTTTCGGTCGGGCTGGAGCAAAATCGCGGCGAGGAGGAGTTCGACGCGCCTTTCGCCAGGCTGGACTGCATCGGACCAGACAGATTCGACATCTATTGGATGCGGCATACGGGCAAATGGTGGCTGTTGCATGCGAATGTGACGCTCGCCGAGGCGCTCCATATCCTCGAAGCCGATGAACTCCTGCACCCGGTTTAGCAATGAGCGAATACCAATATTACGAATTCCAGGCGGTCGATCGTCCTCTTGGCAACGCGGATCGACAGGTGCTTCGCGGCCTGTCTTCGCGGGCGCGGATCACCGCCACCAGCTTCACCAATTCCTACGAGTGGGGAGACTTCAGGGGCGATCCGGACGAGCTTATGGCGCGCTGGTTCGATCTTCATCTCTATTTCGCCAACTGGGGTTCCCGCCGCCTGATGATCAAGCTGCCGGCTCGGTTGGTCGATCGGGACCGCATAGGCAGCTTCCTCGCGGCGACCGACGACGTCATGCTCAAAGACGCCGGCGAGAACGTCATCATAAGCATCTCACGCGACGAGGAGGAGCACGAATATCTGGACGATGAGGACTCGAGTTGGCTCGCCGCCTTGGCGCCATTGCGAGCCGACTTGCTCGCAGGCGATCTTCGGCTTTTCTATCTCACCTGGTTGATGGCTGTCGAAGCGGACGCCGTTGAACCCGATGCGCCGGAGCCGATGCCGGGAATCGGGCCGCTGTCCGAGGCGCTCGAAGCCTTTGCCGAATTCTTCGGCATCGATCATGGTCTGGTCCAGGCGGCGGCCGAGCGAAGCGCGGAAACGGCGCCCGCCGGCCCGGAGCCGGAAATGGCCCGACGGGTGGTCGCGGCGATGAACGACGCTGAGAAGACCAGTCTGCTCATGCGGGTTTTCAACGGCGAGCCCAATCTATCCGCCGAGTTGCGGGCCACGATACGGGCGCGTTTGGAACCCGAAACGACAATCTCGCCTGGCGCTTTGCGCACATCAGCGGATCTGCGGGCACGGGCCGAAGAAATTCGCCTTGCCCGCAAGCGCGCCGAGGCGGAGGCGGCGGAAGCGCAGCGGCGATTGCTGGCGGAAGCGGCCGAGAAGGCCCGCGATGTCCGGATCGATGCGCTTCGTCAGCGGGGCGAGAACGTCTGGGCAGAGGTCGAGACCGAGATCATGCGACGCAATCCAGCCGGTTACGACAAGGCGGCGGCGCTTCTTTCCGATCTGTCGGTGCT
This region of Mesorhizobium sp. M2A.F.Ca.ET.046.03.2.1 genomic DNA includes:
- the atpA gene encoding F0F1 ATP synthase subunit alpha, which codes for MDIRAAEISAILKDQIKNFGKEAEVSEVGQVLSVGDGIARVYGLDNVQAGEMVEFPGGIRGMALNLEADNVGVVIFGNDRDIKEGDTVKRTGAIVDVPVGPGLLGRVVDALGNPIDGKGPIQATERKRVDVKAPGIIPRKSVHEPMSTGLKAIDALIPVGRGQRELVIGDRQTGKTAIILDTMLNQKSVHDNGPEKEKLYCVYVAVGQKRSTVAQFVKVLEERGALDYSIIIAATASDPAPMQFLAPFAGCTMGEYFRDNGMHALISYDDLSKQAVAYRQMSLLLRRPPGREAYPGDVFYLHSRLLERAAKLNDDNGAGSLTALPVIETQANDVSAYIPTNVISITDGQIFLETNLFFQGIRPAVNVGLSVSRVGSSAQIKAMKQVAGSIKGELAQYREMAAFAQFGSDLDAATQRLLNRGSRLTELLKQPQFSPLKTEEQVAVIFAGVNGYLDKLPLNQVGKFEHGLLSHMRSAGKDVLDGIRKEKALSDDLRAKLKAEIDAFAKTFA
- a CDS encoding mannitol dehydrogenase family protein codes for the protein MNGRLSNATIAELPAEVLIPRYACNSVTPGIVHLGVGAFHRAHQAAYVDACLADGESDWGIVGVSLRSPDTRDALQPQDGLYTLAIRDSAGEQLQVIGSIQSLLVAPEYPGAVLAALTDPRIRIVTLTITEKAYLRAADGTLDSAHPDIVHDLANPGSPKTAHGFLTESLARRSIAGTPPFTVLCCDNLPANGATLHRLLIEFAKLRDADLGRHVADEVAFPSSMVDRIVPATTDADRTRIGQQLGVEDAWPVMTEPFRQWVVEDRFPAGRPAWEKFGVTMVEDVGPFEDMKLRLLNGAHSGIAYLGLLSGHATVDCAFADPSIRQFVDRLWAEAIPTLPQDAGLDPIPYTAELAQRFSNTALAHRTAQIANDGSQKLPQRIVASALARMEAGLLPEHLSLVVAAWIAACAARGGALPEAHFTDPLDAALGELFGRNLPTATMAEAVFDLAGFANGHAERQRLIEFVATHLVHFKQGGPKLAFAALGIGNEPPRLAD
- a CDS encoding F0F1 ATP synthase subunit gamma, which codes for MASLKDLRNRIASVKATQKITKAMQMVAAAKLRRAQEAAEAARPYSERMGAVLANITQAIGGGGDAPALMTGTGRDDVHLLIVCTAERGLCGGFNSQIARLARDHIRRLLADGKQVKIICVGKKGYDILRRDYASLILERVDLREVKALGFVNADAIARKVIHLFNEGGFDICTLFYSQFKSVISQIPTAQQIIPAAQASAAAATGNGATAVYEYEPEPGEILSDLIPRNIAVQIFRALLENAAGEMGAKMSAMDNATRNAGDMINRLSITYNRQRQAQITKELIEIISGAEAL
- a CDS encoding cupin domain-containing protein, translated to MSDIFSHAGAKAWEPTPDGNRRRVLVHTDELMMVEFAFEKGGVGALHSHPHVQASYVAEGRFEVTIDGRSEILETGSSFIVPSNLVHGVKALEAGRLVDSFAPYRADFLG
- the uxaC gene encoding glucuronate isomerase, encoding MLQCNPEEPSGHIDRSRLLFAPEANSRALARALYAGVKDLPIVSPHGHTDPRWYALNEPFPDPAQLLIVPDHYILRMLFSQGLRLEELGVPTLDGAPGETDGRMIWRRFAEHYYLFRGTPTRLWLDHVFAHLFGIEEPLTAASADRTYDTIATLLQRDDYRPRALFERFNIEVIATTEGALDDLKWHRTIRDSGWNGRVVTAYRPDAVVDPDFEGFLGNLDRLGDITGCDTGTWTGYLDAHRQRRAYFKAFGATSSDHGHPTAETANLSDAAAEELFNRIRRGSDDQRERRLFRAQMLTEMAKMSRDDGLVMQIHPGSWRNHSPAVFQKFGRDKGFDIPTRADYVTALKPLLDCVGLERDITIILFTLDESSYARELAPLAGVYPALKLGPAWWFHDSPEGMRRFREMTTETAGFYNTVGFNDDTRAFPSIPARHDVARRVDCAFLARLVAEHRLREDEAHELARDLAYTLAKKAYRL
- a CDS encoding LysE family translocator, which produces MIDPATLITYIAVVFGFVFIPGPATLLTVARATSSGTKVGIATGAGVAAGDVIHTIMAIVGISAIIAASAMLFSIVKYIGAAYLVYLGIRAILEKAPANLAGRTLPISARKAFRQAILTEVLNPKTALFFLAFLPQFVHPQGGFVVLQLMVLGIIFILLGLFSTVVFAVSAGGLGSFLRRNPAVLKWQGKVVGGIYCALGIRLALQQR
- the atpD gene encoding F0F1 ATP synthase subunit beta, encoding MAKAATPKTAAKEASAPKAAKAPAAAKAAAPAKKAAAPAKAAASAASVAAKRVGAAGKVRQVIGAVVDVQFEDHLPAILNALETDNVGNRLVLEVAQHLGENTVRCIAMDSTEGLVRGQDVFDTGAPISVPVGPGMLGRIINVIGEPVDEEGPVDGIEMRAIHQPAPAYVDQSTEAQILVTGIKVLDLLAPYARGGKIGLFGGAGVGKTVLIQELINNVAKAHGGFSVFAGVGERTREGNDLYHEFIESGVNKKGGGQGSKAALVYGQMNEPPGARARVGLTGLTVAEYFRDQGQDVLFFVDNIFRFTQAGSEVSALLGRIPSAVGYQPTLATDMGALQERITTTTKGSITSVQAIYVPADDLTDPAPATSFAHLDATTVLNRAISEKGIYPAVDPLDSTSRMLDPMVVGEEHYQVARQVQSILQRYKSLQDIIAILGMDELSEEDKQTVARARKIERFLSQPFFVAEVFTGSPGKLVDLADTIKGFKGLCAGDYDHLPEAAFYMVGGIDEAVEKAQRLAAEAA
- a CDS encoding F0F1 ATP synthase subunit epsilon, producing MAEAFKFELVSPERLLVSEQVESVVIPGAEGEMTVMAQHAPVMTTIKPGVVTVKAAGGKEDRYVVFGGFADILPSGCTLLAESAVHVNDIDRADLARRIQDAREDAADAKDDVARSRAEQFLAQLTTLEGALIPA